A single region of the Leptodactylus fuscus isolate aLepFus1 chromosome 5, aLepFus1.hap2, whole genome shotgun sequence genome encodes:
- the LOC142204390 gene encoding olfactory receptor 6Q1-like: MDKRNQSTVTEFLLLGFGDLHNFKILVFTLFLIVHVAALMANVLVIVLVGVTPSLHSPMYFFLSQLSFCEILFTSNIVPTMLWLILEGGGKVSVARCICQFYLLGVPTIAQCLLLAAMSFDRHVAICRPLHYVTIMTFSHQLLMVTSCWLLGFTLALFIYLSLSKLMYCGINTINHFYCDVAPLLRLSCSSTSFAELVTAMVAFPVILSPFTLIVATYISIIQTILKIPTSTGRHKAFSTCSSHLIIVCTYYGTLSSIYIFPPRDNSINVNKALSVLYTLVTPLFNPLIYSLRNQDIKGAICKYFQYLSLWKATET; the protein is encoded by the coding sequence ATGGACAAGAGAAATCAATCGACAGTCACAGAATTTCTCCTTTTGGGATTTGGAGATCTCCACAACTTCAAGATTTTAGTTTTCACTCTATTTTTGATTGTTCACGTTGCGGCTTTGATGGCAAATGTCCTGGTCATTGTTCTGGTCGGAGTCACCCCAAGCCTCCACTCCCCCATGTACTTCTTTCTCAGCCAGTTGTCCTTCTGTGAGATCCTGTTCACCAGTAACATTGTGCCCACCATGTTATGGCTGATACTGGAGGGAGGAGGAAAAGTATCAGTTGCTCGGTGTATATGTCAGTTCTACTTGTTAGGCGTTCCAACCATTGCCCAGTGCTTGTTGTTGGCGGCCATGTCCTTCGATCGACATGTAGCCATCTGCAGACCATTACACTACGTCACTATTATGACCTTCTCCCATCAGCTTCTGATGGTGACCTCCTGCTGGTTGTTGGGGTTCACTTTGGCTCTTTTTATATACCTTTCCTTAAGCAAGTTAATGTATTGTGGCATCAACACCATCAACCACTTTTACTGTGATGTTGCTCCTCTTCTACGGTTGTCCTGTTCCAGCACATCCTTTGCAGAGTTGGTCACTGCTATGGTGGCATTTCCCGTAATATTGTCGCCCTTCACATTAATTGTAGCCACCTACATTTCAATCATTCAGACCATCCTCAAGATTCCCACCAGCACAGGCAGacataaagccttctccacctgcagctccCACCTGATCATCGTGTGCACCTACTATGGGACCTTGTCCTCCATTTATATCTTCCCACCAAGAGATAATTCCATAAATGTGAACAAAGCTCTGTCTGTTCTATACACACTGGTGACCCcattgtttaaccctttaatcTACAGCTTGAGAAACCAGGACATAAAAGGGGCTATTTGCAAATATTTCCAATATCTGAGCTTGTGGAAAGCAACGGAAACATAA
- the LOC142204675 gene encoding olfactory receptor 10R2-like — protein sequence MDQKNQSLVTEFLLLGFGNLHNLRIVIFTFFLIIHIMALTSNIFVVVLVGVTQSLHSPMYFFLSQLSLSEILFTSNIVPNMLWLILVGEGRLSVSRCLSQFYLLSVPSIAQCFLLAAMSFDRYAAICRPLHYATIMTFSHQLQMVTSCWSLGFIFPLSVYIFLSKLEFCSYNTINHFFCDIAPLLRLSCSSTSSVELVTALVSYPVLLTPFMFILVTYISIIRTILNIPSSTGRHKAFSTCSSHLIIVCTYYGTLSSIYIVPPRENSINLNKGLSVLYTLVTPMFNPLIYSLRNQDIRRPIRKYVQILRLWHKS from the coding sequence ATGGACCAGAAGAATCAATCCCTGGTCACAGAATTTCTCCTTTTGGGATTCGGAAACCTACACAACCTCAGAATTGTAATTTTCACCTTCTTTTTGATCATCCACATCATGGCTTTAACTTCTAATATATTTGTCGTAGTTTTGGTCGGGGTCACCCAGAGTCTTCATTCCCCCATGTACTTCTTTCTTAGCCAGTTGTCATTGTCTGAGATCCTATTCACCAGTAACATCGTACCCAATATGCTATGGTTGATACTGGTGGGAGAAGGACGACTCTCCGTGTCCAGATGTTTATCTCAGTTTTACTTATTGAGTGTTCCAAGCATTGCCCAATGCTTTTTGTTGGCGGCCATGTCTTTCGATCGATATGCAGCCATCTGCAGACCATTACACTATGCCACCATTATGACCTTCTCCCATCAACTTCAGATGGTCACCTCCTGCTGGTCGTTGGGGTTCATCTTTCCTCTTTCGGTTTACATTTTCTTAAGCAAATTAGAATTTTGTAGCTATAACACCATCAACCACTTCTTCTGCGACATTGCTCCTCTTCTACGATTGTCCTGCTCTAGTACATCTTCTGTAGAATTGGTCACAGCTTTGGTCTCCTACCCAGTCCTCTTGACTCCATTTATGTTTATCTTAGTCACCTACATTTCAATCATTCGCACCATCCTCAATATTCCCTCCAGCACTGGAAGACATAAAGCCTTCTCTACCTGCAGCTCCCACCTGATCATCGTGTGCACGTACTATGGGACATTGTCCTCCATTTATATCGTCCCACCAAGAGAGAATTCCATTAATCtcaacaaaggtctgtctgttctATACACACTGGTGACTCCAATGTTCAACCCTCTTATCTACAGCTTGAGGAACCAGGACATCAGAAGACCCATTAGAAAGTATGTTCAAATCTTAAGGCTGTGGCATAAGTCATGA